A DNA window from Schistocerca gregaria isolate iqSchGreg1 chromosome 2, iqSchGreg1.2, whole genome shotgun sequence contains the following coding sequences:
- the LOC126335378 gene encoding mucin-7-like, whose product MSSSHTSEGERRPASSSQSHWGHAGPRTPTSAALSPPHGSAARSRLPPATWATPPPLDPTPTPPPPRFTCFPAPRHVVRDVTARGVSAPPTKPALLIDAVSR is encoded by the coding sequence GCGAGCGGCGCCCGGCGTCTAGCTCTCAGTCGCACTGGGGACATGCGGGCCCGCGCACGCCGACTTCCGCCGCGCTGTCGCCGCCCCACGGCTCCGCTGCCCGCAGTCGCCTGCCGCCGGCCACGTGGGCGACGCCGCCGCCCCTGGACCCGACACCGACACCGCCGCCACCGCGTTTTACCTGCTTTCCAGCGCCGCGTCACGTGGTCCGTGACGTCACCGCCCGGGGAGTCTCCGCGCCACCGACGAAGCCTGCTTTGTTGATCGATGCGGTGTCACGCTGA